A portion of the Simkania negevensis Z genome contains these proteins:
- a CDS encoding NUDIX hydrolase has translation MQKHFVTSVYILEDNRILLLMHPKLKKWLPPGGHVEENETPIEAALREVEEETGLLVELFSDEHVWIEKWNANSFHRPFLCLIEEIPPYKDQAAHQHIDLIYLARPLPNRQIRQTPDHPLRWFTFEEVRSLRSDEEIFAETQEVIQAIMEHQACQK, from the coding sequence ATGCAAAAACACTTCGTTACATCAGTTTATATTCTTGAAGATAATCGAATCCTGCTCTTGATGCACCCCAAGCTTAAAAAATGGTTACCCCCTGGAGGACATGTCGAAGAAAACGAAACGCCTATCGAAGCTGCCTTACGTGAAGTTGAAGAAGAAACCGGTCTCTTAGTAGAACTGTTTTCAGACGAACATGTCTGGATTGAAAAATGGAATGCAAATAGCTTTCATCGCCCTTTTCTCTGCCTCATTGAAGAGATTCCTCCATATAAAGATCAAGCAGCGCATCAACACATCGACCTCATTTATCTAGCTCGCCCTCTCCCCAATAGGCAAATCAGACAGACACCCGACCACCCTTTACGCTGGTTTACCTTTGAAGAAGTGCGATCTTTGCGTAGCGATGAAGAAATTTTTGCCGAAACGCAAGAAGTCATTCAGGCCATTATGGAGCATCAAGCATGTCAAAAGTAA
- a CDS encoding MazG family protein, protein MEEFDELKDICDILHGPDGCPWDKKQTFQSLRPHLLEETHELLEAVDEDDTEKMVEELGDVLFEIIFYAKLGEKSGRFTLQDVIKTVSEKLIRRHPHVFGDLAVEDADEVVHHWERIKKLEKKNRKHALEGIPKTLGALTRAQKVVSKMMQKSIPFPKIEDHDSLEEAMGDQFLDLIVQACQEKIDAESAVRKALKKFEQTYIAQEEKNF, encoded by the coding sequence ATGGAAGAATTTGACGAACTAAAAGATATTTGTGACATCCTACATGGACCAGATGGCTGTCCGTGGGACAAAAAGCAAACATTTCAGTCTTTACGCCCTCATCTGCTTGAAGAGACTCATGAGCTCCTCGAAGCAGTCGATGAAGATGACACAGAGAAAATGGTAGAAGAACTTGGCGATGTCCTGTTTGAAATCATTTTCTATGCCAAGCTTGGAGAAAAAAGCGGCCGCTTTACTCTTCAAGATGTGATTAAAACCGTCAGCGAAAAGCTCATTCGTCGTCATCCTCATGTTTTTGGAGATTTAGCTGTTGAGGATGCCGATGAAGTGGTTCATCACTGGGAGCGGATCAAAAAACTTGAAAAGAAAAACCGAAAACATGCCTTAGAGGGAATTCCGAAAACTTTGGGAGCGCTGACGCGAGCTCAAAAAGTCGTCAGTAAGATGATGCAAAAATCCATTCCGTTTCCAAAAATTGAAGACCACGATTCGCTTGAAGAAGCGATGGGCGATCAATTTCTTGATCTCATTGTGCAAGCCTGCCAAGAGAAAATCGATGCGGAAAGTGCTGTACGCAAAGCGCTGAAGAAATTTGAGCAGACCTACATTGCCCAAGAAGAAAAAAATTTCTAG
- a CDS encoding GyrI-like domain-containing protein, translated as MNYSIASNVVVKKAFTLIGPQVRTQNIPGKADKDIPSLWGQVMGQNMLSQIEHPSSETIYALYSGYEGDYTLPYDCLIGKEVSHLDQIPEGMTAVIIPEQSYQVFKVQGPMPQAIFEMWQHIWENDTALKRTYTFDFEVYNSPTDVDIYISIS; from the coding sequence ATGAATTATTCTATTGCAAGTAACGTCGTTGTTAAGAAAGCTTTTACCCTTATTGGGCCTCAAGTTCGCACACAAAATATTCCTGGCAAAGCAGATAAAGATATTCCATCTCTTTGGGGACAAGTGATGGGCCAAAATATGCTCTCGCAGATTGAGCATCCCTCTTCTGAAACCATCTATGCTTTATATAGTGGTTATGAAGGGGATTACACTCTCCCTTACGATTGCCTGATTGGAAAGGAAGTTTCTCACCTGGATCAAATTCCTGAGGGAATGACTGCTGTCATAATTCCAGAGCAGAGTTACCAAGTCTTCAAAGTGCAAGGGCCGATGCCTCAAGCGATTTTTGAAATGTGGCAACATATTTGGGAAAACGATACAGCTCTTAAGCGGACCTATACATTTGATTTTGAAGTTTACAATTCTCCAACGGATGTAGATATCTACATTTCAATAAGCTAA